In Silene latifolia isolate original U9 population chromosome 6, ASM4854445v1, whole genome shotgun sequence, the genomic window GCTTggttgttatagatgattgagcatgggtactaccttagcacataagatggaatgaacctaggctacttcatttgagagtctcgatgtttcttgtggagaattaaaggaatgatagttagccctaatccttgtaggccttgaaaggaatacaataggacaatgacgttgcttaatggtttggtatcgtactttggaattagctagtttgttaaaccttttgagttgaccaaatctagtatagaatagcccttgttgacctttcgaaatttgagaacacgtggctgaccttattaatcatatctgaatttgggaattttggtggaatgttgttcgatgtagttcgtgagttcaaagaggTGAttttaatttatggtatcggagactagaagtattaagtggtgagatgatggagtgaacaagctatggtacttggggatgacatagtaagtgaagttcaatgacgagaattgtaaaggagatactttgggacatgggtggtaacaaatgaatttgtgtggtgaattgattttggctcttagaaccaattgagttgaggaatacctaccctcgtggagtccttgttagtcctatgatttgatggacttttgaggctttgttgagtaccttagtgatgtaaccttaccatatcgatcataagctttgatgagtgtttggtaagcagtaaccctttcattatgccgcttctgttctcctttCCTTTTCTTTAACGATCActgaaccctgtttttatgccaaagtttacgtgTCTTCTTCTtgccgagatatcttcttaactcgaatacctcttatttttgtcaaccgttatctttacggtctgacTCCTTAGGTTCCTAACTTGTCAAGTTCATGCACCCtacgaaaatattttaccgtttcactatcccgttatcactccttatctccttagtatagttggtaccttgttgaccatatttacagagttagtgagatgtgacttaaggatataggattgactaagtagtcgagtttgtgattggcttccataatcactttcgtatgagggtttgataatgtatatgttaccgtgtgagaaatgttaaatgtgggattattagttggtttagtaagtgatattgattactacttgaagtatgGTATGAGAGTTAGAGTAGGCTAcgttgttgggaagtcttagcacttgttttggtaactagaaagggtaatggtatggttgacaccaattgttaggttaaagaacatagtttcagcttatggttttaggaactcggaagtgataaagtgttgttacaattatgaccttgttccttgagaatttgatggtaagtaagtttaggatatcaaatttgaaagaatactccttggggatgttgatgatcagaatggattggtgatgtgatttggtattaattggctcttgagagttcttgagttgagagagacttagtattgagaagaatttgttaatcctatagttttatagaccttgaggtcgcattgagtacttgagatgatgtgacgatgttgtagctgagtgtagctgagTGTGGTTCCGCTTTTGGCAATTCTTAGTAAGCAAAAGGATAGAAAACTTgtgatcctattgatttttcagattttggggttggtatgttactaccttgttttgaaatgagaatcttgtggaatatttgaggaaccttttctTGTAGTTTAGAGCTTGGTATGGGGATTATTGATTAAAGGTTTATTTgttttgaggaacccatagttgacactagttggatacaaatatagctttgttggaagccttgaccttaggcttgtgaaagttgtttctggatgtttgaggttttggagcgatgagatcacacttatagtgaaatatCTTGTTCCAGGGAATATATTAGGaagaggtaacataagcgattgaggaaacccttgggagtgatgtggttatgagttttgttgttaggaagttttcggaaccgttttgagtgatgttgttgtttgagataagagtgtctgacgtttccttgttgtctaatctcccttcttccttgatcatgagcgttaccgctcataccgctcatacctctcttccttacttcatcatactcctctcataagtttgatattggtaacctatgaaactccatctttgacacccttttaggttcgacttcaattcttaccccatgaaattcatacagctcttttgattagttaagcttAAATCCTTTTAGCATTTTTGctcctatgatgtctaagttactttttcCTTCGaggaatttctaaatatttcaagctaccagtttcgattcattcttgaaagtttatgtcacttctgcaaacctaacctatttttgaagacttgaaaatgaaaatttgatttagttccctattcctttcttgaatataaactcatttatcgtaattttaatttctAGACCCGAGTTTTCGTTAAGATTTGTCCGATTTCTGTTAATTTTGAtccatttatgacttctttgtcaaggtttaatgttacatttttaGGGATTTGACcccaaaagtgaaacctttacttctattttggctttttgcaaaagaaaatttgagtagattacctttctcttactttgattttaacattaatgagtgttaaatctcgttattggagacgttccAATAAtaggttttctcatttattggtgcagaaatatttttatatcttgatatgaatgtggatgttcttgtctgatcaacaagagtatcaccgtttcattgaaaagatacctatattttcttatgattatattattaagatgttgtatattataatttctccttctaagtttcgaggacgaaactttttaaaaggaggggtgattgtaacaccccgtaatttcggaccgttaatatatttcggaagtaatttattaatcaagtaaaatttgatattaatgtatttaaagtaaaaataattcaaagaaatataattttattatattttgaagaaaagtatttattttgatagtttcgaaatgtttaaaaatagtttaaaccgtgtaaaaactttttatttcgaaataagggcatatcggggggaaaatgacaattctattgaaaattgggcaaacgattttggaaatgggtcgtatgagtattcaattttcttgtaatctcgtgtttaagaactttggtcttgtcggaatttgcgtttgacaagcggttctaattattatcgaaacgagccaaaaccgactcgtaaaatcccgactaaaacccgcaccttcttcctttcctcctttcctttcccgcggacaccccccttccccttccttttttctgatttttcttatcCTTCTTCATTCTCTTGAACCTTCTACCCAAAAACCACCATTTTCATACAAATCCAAgctattttcatcataatttcttcgtttcttgtcggattttcacaaaatttatattttcggaatcctctattcgagatctacaacctagtatgttttaatttcagttttcttgattttgttttaagacgattttgggcacaatttcggtttttatgcttatttttgtgtttttattgtttatttaggtgaagaattggaggacggatttggggactcgtatattgttgaagatagtggctagtgtatattagggtttggtattcaaggtgctaattgctcattttctagcttaaggtaacatatttcgagttactcgacgaataatcgtcacattctttggtttttgtatgtttttgtgatttttatttaagtagttaatttcacatgataatatggttgcatgcatgcctaattcatgttctttgttaatttaagttaacatattagattaggaatgattaattgatgttttagacggtgttaaactgaacaaaaatggagaaatggaggtgtgggggtggcggcccagcaggcctggcaggcccgtgcaggcccacggcaggcccgggtcagcccgttacttgtttcgcggtttttcatgcaatatttgtcattttgggttcattaatgttatagttagtataagttacatatgagtacacttttgaattgaatcatattagtagtaaaaattatgttaatggtaaaaattatgtttatattggtagttgcacatgttagggtagattataaaatgaaattgtaatgattaggctcaaaatgaattttatagcgataattgtaatgttttgatgatttgtaaaaccgagccttagtccctttggtcgattcgatgtcgattaattgagtgattggtcaccgcaatttaacccgcactgtcataggtggggttgcgggtaaaaatcggttggatgaaattttatatgaattagataatcggcctttttcttgttttaggccatttattatatttttatttcacatgtgtagttaattgatttgagtagcttcttatattgtagaaacggccctagattccctgaaacctttaatattgttaaaattgctagaattggaatggGTATTGAAtatttcttgcaggttgttgtgtttgtcatagataggtctttatagtctttgacgagtgtatgttcactgcttaatagcctctgtgttcctgacttggtgggtttatatccaagttggggcatgacctcgttacttattttgagagtaagtggtggaacttaagtactagccaaccctttggtggactccttagggtactcactttgttttagaaaaattgtgggtcttgggtgcggtggtgtgtatacgcatgtctaggtctgcgcagattttaggctagggttgtgttgtgtcttggccttgttttattcatattaaccgctgagccaagataccggttcgattaccttccctacctcgtggtatagtctcgagttacagagtgactattgaccgtactaagaacttatgcctgtctttaatatattgccctttcttgtatggtgattttatgaattgtaataggtgagatgtaagccggttacaattgataaagtttggattactatttgttatatgtttcacatgatagtttaaattggtcgGTTTAGAGTtcacatgttagaatacttgataagtaaatggtttatcaaattgtttacatgttacattacatgttacattaattatgacgtttcgtggctgggaggactcgaagttactccccactgaattgtggctttcgtgtttgtataaaatgcgattgacaggttgaagatgtttagatggggtacacagacgagctagtgagcaaaagaaccttggacctagttttggctatttttatagtaaacctttagacttttggttttgtatatattttgaagggacatatgtctccctctttgattttgttttgtatcattatatcatcttatcgttagctatggcatgtaaattagtttgttagcttttgcaggtttttggcactcttaagttggagatgtttgtgaatggtttaggaaaattttaaaaattacaggttttgtctagttgaaccaattacaaacatatcctgtcagtttttcggtagaatttacgtgtttatttatcgctaaatttaagggtgtcacatgaCTGGTACCCAAAATCTGAATAAAAAAGTTCTTAAAAGCTGTGTTGATATCCTCGGGAGTAGTTTTACAACTCCCATGAACATCCTCAATCTGAACCACCTTGTTCCTACTTCTTTTAGCCCTCAGACTAGCATGAAAGTAAGCAGTATTGTCATCATCTTCAATAGCCCATgtagctttttttttttacgCAACGAACTGGTGCTTAGCATTGAGCAATACAGCATATTCTTTAGACAACTCTCTCAGCCATAATCAGAGCAGGGTCCAAAGGAGTGACTCTTAATCTCTCCTGAAGTTGGGTAAGAGCCATCAGTGTAAGGGAAGTAGTATGCTCTATATCATGGAAATTCTCCTTGTTGATATCTTTCAATGGCCTTTTCACTTTCTTCAGATTAGTAATCAACTTAAATATAGGGGTACCATCAATCTGATCATCCCAATGACTCCCAACAATCTGAGTGAAACCAGAGAATAAAGACCACATGTTATAATACTTGAAGGAGGCATGTTTTCTCTGTGTAGCCGCCCCAAACTGCACCACACAAGGGCAATGATCAAAAATTCCCTCAGGCATGAAGTTAGCAAAAGCCTCAGGAAACCTTTGTAACCAATCCCCATTCTCCAATATTCTGTCAAGTCTACTGTACTTCCTTGTATCAACACCCTGTTTGTTGGTCCAAGTAAAGTAAGAGTCAACGGCCTTTATATCCTGAAGCTGACAAAAATTAATGCAATCCTGGAAAGGTTGAATCTCAGCTGGGATAACTTCACCTCCAATCCTTTCCTGGTAGGTAAGCACATTATTAAAATCCCCACCAATTGCCCATGGTACATAACATTTACCACTATAATTCTTCAGAATATCCCACATGTCTTTTCTCATATTCTGATCATTAAAACCATAGACACAAGTAAACCAAAACGACCTCCCATTAACCTTGTCCTTCACAAAAGTATGAATTGTTTGACTAGTGATATCCTGAATGTGCACTTCATAACACTAAGGATTCCATATCAGCCACACTCTTCCCCATTTGTGCTTACTGTTATTAGTACAGAGAGCCCAATCTGAGCAAATATTATTCCTAATACTCAACCAATTCTTACTCTTCACCTTAGTCTCAACAAGTCCAAATAGCCCTAATTTATTAGAATGTAAAAACCActttatttctttttgtttagTTAAGCTATTTAGACCCCTTACGTTCCAGAAACCAAATTATCCATTATCTCTTCTGGTTGCAGATCCTTCCTCAACAATACTTTGCTCTCTATTTTTCAAACCACTGAGTCCACCCTTAGCCATTTGAACAGATTTATGGATAGCACTATTAAACACCTCCATGAAAGTAGTTTTTCCAGATGAAATGTCCCTAACATACTCTTGTGAATTCATCCTTGTTAGAATTCTAACAGGAGTCTGCAAGGGTCTATTCTCATTAGAAGTCTTACCAGTCTCAGATTTAGATTTGGTAACAGGAGGACTAGGATGCATCCTAGACCGCTTTGGGGTCACCACAGAAGCAACAGGTTGCACCACAGTCTGCTGAGGTTTCATCACAGGCCTCCAGACTTGCTTAGTCACAACCTTAGGTTTATCCTTGGCTTTGTTATCAGGCTTTCTACAGTTTGCAGCTAGGTGTCCCATTCCTTTACACTGAGTACAGAGAATAGGGAGCCAGTCATACTCCACCCTAACTCTCTGCACGCCACCTTTCTTATCAATAAACTCAACATAATCAGGGAATTTTTGATTCATCTGAACCTTAACCAACACTTTAGCATAACTAAGAAGAGTTTTGTGAGTTGTAGCCTCATCACATCTCAGATAATCACCTATTATCCCACTGATTTTCTTTAGAGCATTTTCCCCCCAGATTTTTAACTCCAGCCCAACCAGTTTAATCCAGATAGGAAGTGTGGTTATCTCATGTTTAACAAGCTCTGTATCAGCTTTCCACTCATGAATAATCACAGGCTTATTGTCAAACATGATTTGGTCAGAGAGTAAGGCCTTCTGTTGCATCTCTAGGGTTTTAAATCTTACCAAGAAGATACCATTTGGTAGAAAAGAAACTTTATCAACATCATATTTGCCCCAAACACGCCTAATAAAACCATCCACAACATTCCAAGGAGGACTCGCCCCTAATATATAGCA contains:
- the LOC141588744 gene encoding uncharacterized protein LOC141588744 → MWDILKNYSGKCYVPWAIGGDFNNVLTYQERIGGEVIPAEIQPFQDCINFCQLQDIKAVDSYFTWTNKQGVDTRKYSRLDRILENGDWLQRFPEAFANFMPEGIFDHCPCVVQFGAATQRKHASFKYYNMWSLFSGFTQIVGSHWDDQIDGTPIFKLITNLKKVKRPLKDINKENFHDIEHTTSLTLMALTQLQERLRVTPLDPALIMAERDVNRVHKTTVQKGRVITNEHHEKLLRKVTAEEIRLAMFVIPGTKAPGPDGYSSQFFKDIWSITGTAVCDAIMDFFENGKLLKQVNNIVLTLVPKVDMPLSVTQFRPIACCNTIYKCIAKLLCNRLSDVLPHIISPNQSAFVKGRDIVENIIVCQDLVKLYGRKLAHLDC